In Chelonoidis abingdonii isolate Lonesome George chromosome 22, CheloAbing_2.0, whole genome shotgun sequence, one genomic interval encodes:
- the SSH1 gene encoding protein phosphatase Slingshot homolog 1 isoform X4, with the protein MVLRLWSDTKIHLDGDGGFSVSTAGKMHIFKPVSVQAMWSALQILHKACEVARRYNYFPGGMALVWATYYESCISSDQSCINEWNTMQDLESTRPDSPALFVDKPTEGEKTERFIKAKLRSIMMSKDLENVTSKEIRNELEKQMNCNLKEFKEFIDNEMLLILGQMDKPSLIFDHLYLGSEWNASNLEELQGSGVYYILNVTREIDNFFPGLFAYHNIRVYDEETTDLLAHWNEAYHFINKAKKNHSKCLVHCKMGVSRSASTVIAYAMKEFGWSLEKAYNYVKQKRSIARPNAGFMKQLLEYEGILDASKQRHNKLWKQQAESNLCQNADDSTGTSDFLLDSLDIDLENLLSDLDAPSQSTYLDNRANMEAGGFHYCFRRLSDSLLENKLPGDREIFFQVEDLERDVLLEQANLLVDQPPPVPPEAAADTVKAKEKVEPLAELRSFCEKEVKKLESSMPKGRSVPSQVDQGREGIREENPVERWKRRLSVHKEENLLNRENLNNNNSKRSCPEEFERDAIFGILSKVKPPYQSCTDCMYSSASASAEAFGEQYETLNPAAACCSSTICTQPSLLSHVTSNLSDQMPSKSQAEEIIRAKNDVLPPLLQGTSVLEGGTCRSVVDQHCNISEKPKDGPKTPVKALLARRNSHCEKSPLNTEVMKEESPSRKDVKPTKDLKYLLFSRDLEKPTTNSYLMQHQESLIQLQKAGLVRKHTKELERLKSVPSESSSLVRESSMTRIDASIPEENQDLALHQSPVSLLSPAFLISEDIENDVEKLEAKNPLQGLSQKTSTPVLCRLEHMSSYTKDFLKTICYTPSSSRSSNLTRSSSSDSIHSVHGKPGLVKQRTQEIETRLRLAGLTVSSPLKRSNSLAKLGCLNLSSEDLSSDMDVSTLMNSKEAKSSESSMLCESQSSLRSVDVSSKLLANSATGNLKSTLWKGKS; encoded by the exons GTCTGCCCTGCAGATCCTCCACAAAGCTTGTGAGGTTGCACGGAGGTACAATTACTTCCCAGGTGGGATGGCTCTGGTCTGGGCCACATACTATGAAAGCTGCATCAGTTCGGACCAGAGTTGCATCAATGAGTGGAACACGATGCAGGACCTGGAGTCGACACGCCCTGATTCCCCAGCGTTGTTTGTTGACAA gccaactgagggggaaaaaacagagcgGTTCATTAAAGCCAAACTCCGAAGTATCATGATGAGCAAAGACCTGGAAAACGTGACCTCCAAGGAA ATACGAAATGAGCTGGAGAAGCAGATGAATTGCAACTTGAAAGAATTCAAGGAATTTATAGACAATGAAATGCTGCTTATCCTGGGGCAGATGGACAAACCATCTCTGATTTTTGATCACCTGTATCTG GGGTCTGAGTGGAATGCCTCCAACCTGGAAGAGCTACAAGGCTCGGG CGTCTACTACATTTTAAATGTCACCAGGGAGATAGATAATTTTTTTCCTGGTCTATTTGCGTATCATAATATCCGGGTGTACGACGAGGAGACGACAGACCTCCTGGCTCACTGGAACGAGGCATATCATTTCATAAATAAAGCCAA GAAAAATCACTCTAAGTGTCTGGTACACTGCAAAATGGGTGTTAGCCGGTCTGCCTCTACGGTTATAGCTTATGCAATGAAGGAATTTGGCTGGTCCTTGGAAAAAGCCTATAATTACGTGAAGCAAAAACGCAGCATTGCAAGACCAAATGCAGGCTTCATGAAACAGCTGCTGGAATATGAAGGGATTTTAGATGCAAG CAAACAGCGTCATAACAAGCTGTGGAAGCAGCAAGCAGAGAGCAACCTATGCCAGAATGCAGATGATTCTACGGGGACCAGTGACTTCCTGCTCGATAGCTTAGACATCGATCTAGAAAACCTTCTATCTGACCTGGACGCGCCTTCACAGTCCACGTACTTGGACAACAGAGCCAATATGGAGGCAGGGGGGTTCCACTACTGCTTCCGGCGCCTGTCCGACTCGTTGCTGGAGAACAAGCTGCCTGGTGacagggaaatatttttccaggTGGAGGATCTGGAGCGAGACGTGCTTTTGGAGCAGGCCAATTTGCTGGTGGATCAGCCTCCCCCAGTCCCTCCTGAGGCTGCGGCAGATACAGTGAAGGCCAAGGAGAAAGTAGAACCACTGGCAGAACTGAGAAGTTTCTGCGAGAAGGAAGTGAAGAAGTTGGAGTCCAGCATGCCAAAGGGGAGGAGTGTGCCCAGTCAGGTGGATCAGGGAAGGGAAGGCATCAGGGAGGAAAATCCTGTGGAGAGGTGGAAGCGGCGCTTGTCTGTGCACAAGGAGGAGAACTTACTGAACAGAGAAAACTTGAATAATAACAACAGCAAGAGGAGCTGCCCAGAGGAGTTCGAG CGCGATGCCATATTTGGAATCCTCAGTAAAGTCAAGCCTCCCTACCAGTCATGCACTGACTGCATGTATTCCTCAGCCAGTGCATCTGCTGAAGCCTTTGGGGAGCAGTATGAGACGCTGAATCCAGCTGCTGCATGCTGCAGTTCTACAATCTGTACTCAGCCTTCACTCCTCTCCCATGTGACTTCTAACTTGTCGGACCAAATGCCTAGCAAGTCGCAGGCTGAGGAAATAATCAGGGCTAAAAATGATgttttgcctccactgctgcAGGGAACTAGTGTTTTGGAAGGTGGCACCTGCAGATCTGTGGTGGATCAGCATTGCAATATTTCTGAAAAGCCAAAAGATGGACCAAAAACACCTGTCAAAGCACTGCTTGCCAGGAGAAATTCCCACTGTGAGAAGAGCCCTCTGAATACAGAAGTGATGAAGGAAGAGTCTCCATCCAGAAAAGATGTCAAACCCACGAAGGACCTGAAGTACTTGCTGTTTAGCAGAGATTTGGAAAAGCCAACCACAAACAGTTATTTGATGCAGCATCAAGAATCTCTTATTCAGCTTCAAAAAGCTGGCTTAGTTAGGAAACATACCAAAGAACTGGAGCGTCTGAAGAGTGTGCCATCAGAATCCTCATCGCTGGTAAGAGAGAGCTCCATGACCAGAATTGATGCTAGTATACCAGAGGAAAACCAAGATTTGGCTTTGCACCAAAGCCCAGTATCTCTTCTGAGTCCAGCATTTTTAATATCTGAAGACATAGAGAATGATGTGGAGAAGTTAGAGGCCAAAAACCCCTTACAGGGACTGTCTCAGAAAACCTCCACACCTGTCCTATGCAGGCTGGAACACATGAGCAGTTACACAAAGGACTTTCTGAAGACCATATGTTATACACCGTCATCTTCGAGGAGTTCCAACTTGACGCGCAGTTCTAGTAGCGACAGCATACACAGTGTGCATGGGAAACCTGGTCTGGTGAAACAACGAACTCAGGAAATCGAAACCAGGCTACGACTTGCTGGTTTGACTGTTTCTTCCCCTCTGAAGAGATCCAATTCTCTTGCCAAGCTAGGGTGTCTTAACTTGTCCTCTGAGGACTTATCAAGTGACATGGATGTGTCAACGCTAATGAACTCAAAAGAGGCCAAATCGAGTGAGTCTTCCATGCTTTGCGAGTCACAGTCCTCTCTGAGGAGTGTGGACGTAAGCTCCAAACTGCTAGCAAATTCAGCCACAGGAAACTTGAAGAGCACACTTTGGAAGGGCAAAAGCTGA